A genomic region of Caldanaerobius fijiensis DSM 17918 contains the following coding sequences:
- a CDS encoding slipin family protein translates to MNSYPVVTIFAIIFLIEAVWWIVWMAIALSRKIYANFYFMLVSFLIWGVIDIVVLRGWSSIESLLYIAPSIVLTIIPLILLPGMVSIIAEYQRGVLFRFGRLSGLLQPGLNVIFPFGIDRVWKVDLRTLTIDVAKQEIITKDNVPIMVDAVVYFNVSDPILATTKVVNYTQSTTLLAQTILRSILGQHELDEMLTKRAELNEKLRELLDKDTDPWGIKVTAVEIKSIELPDTMKRAMAKQAEAERERRAKIISADGEYQAAQKLLEAAQLISKEPAALQLRYLQTLPEIAAEKNSTILFPLPIELLKAFSNINNK, encoded by the coding sequence ATGAATTCATATCCAGTAGTAACTATATTTGCGATAATCTTTTTAATTGAAGCTGTGTGGTGGATTGTCTGGATGGCCATAGCATTATCGCGCAAGATTTACGCCAATTTTTATTTTATGCTGGTATCGTTTTTGATCTGGGGAGTCATAGATATTGTCGTGTTAAGAGGATGGAGTTCTATCGAAAGTCTGCTATATATAGCACCTTCCATAGTCCTGACTATAATACCACTCATATTGCTTCCTGGAATGGTTTCAATCATAGCAGAATACCAGAGAGGGGTTTTATTCAGGTTCGGAAGGCTCAGCGGCTTATTGCAACCGGGTCTCAATGTCATCTTCCCCTTTGGTATTGATAGAGTATGGAAAGTCGACTTAAGAACTCTCACAATTGATGTGGCAAAGCAGGAAATCATCACAAAAGACAATGTTCCTATTATGGTTGATGCAGTAGTATATTTTAATGTATCCGATCCTATCCTTGCAACTACAAAGGTTGTAAATTATACACAGAGCACCACTCTCCTGGCACAAACGATATTAAGGTCTATCCTCGGTCAGCATGAGCTGGATGAAATGCTCACGAAAAGAGCTGAGCTCAATGAAAAACTGCGAGAACTGCTGGACAAAGACACAGATCCATGGGGCATCAAGGTGACCGCAGTAGAAATAAAAAGCATAGAATTGCCTGATACAATGAAAAGAGCCATGGCAAAGCAGGCAGAAGCAGAAAGAGAAAGGAGGGCCAAAATCATATCAGCAGATGGTGAATATCAGGCGGCGCAAAAACTGCTAGAAGCAGCACAACTTATTTCTAAGGAGCCAGCTGCCCTGCAGTTAAGATACCTGCAGACACTGCCAGAAATCGCAGCAGAAAAAAATTCTACAATACTATTTCCTTTACCTATTGAATT